The DNA window CAAGCCCACTTCGCTCAACTTTTAAGGAGCCACCCATGACCGCGTCCCTCCAAAAACCCGCTTTACAGTCCAACGCCGAGCCGATCATCAAAGCGGTGGACGTTCACAAGAATTTCGGCAGCTTCCACGCCCTGCGCGGCGTCAACATGACCGTGCAGCCGGGCGAAGTGGTGGTCATCATCGGGCCGTCGGGCAGCGGCAAGTCCACCTTCATTCGCACCATCAATCGCCTCGAAGAACACGACAAGGGCACCATCATCGTGGACGGCATCGAACTCAAAGAAGGCCAGAACCTCGACGCCATTCGCCGCGAAGTCGGGATGGTCTTTCAGTCGTTCAACCTCTTTCCGCACCTGACCGTGCTGCAAAACGTGGCGCTGGCCCCCATGCGCGTTCGCAAGACGCCCAAAGCCCAAGCTGAAAAGCAGGCGATGGAACTGCTGACGCGGGTCGGCATCGAGGAGCAGGCCCTCAAGTTCCCGGCACAGCTCTCCGGTGGGCAGCAGCAGCGCGTGGCGATTGCCCGCGCCCTGGCGATGGAACCCAAGGTGATGCTGTTTGACGAGCCGACCTCGGCGCTCGATCCCGAAATGATCAAGGAAGTGCTGGACGTGATGAAGGGCCTGGCCCGGTCTGGCATGACCATGCTGTGCGTCACCCACGAAATGGGTTTTGCCCGCGAAGTGGCCGACCGGCTGGTGTTTTTCGACGAGGGCAACATCGTGGAGGACACCACGCCCGAAGAGTTTTACAACAACCCCAAACACGAGCGGGCCAAGGCCTTCCTCAGCAAAGTGTTGGGCCACTAAAAAGAGCGACAGCAAAAGCGGCGCGAGGAGCTTGATGGACAGGCTTTCCGCGCCGCTCTCTTTTGCGTATTTATCCTAGAGCGTTCAACCCCGTCAGATCGCGCCCCACGATCAGCGTGTGAATGTCGTGCGTGCCCTCATAGGTGTCCACCGTCTCGAGATTGAGCATGTGGCGGATCACCGGATACTCGGTGGTGATGCCGTTGCCGCCGAGTATCTCGCGGGCCAGCCGGGCACCTTGCAGGGCCACCCGCACATTGTTGCGCTTGGCCAGCGAGACTTGACCGAAGGTCATCTTGCCGCTGTCCTTGAGCTGGCCGAGTTGTGCCGCCAGCAAGAAGCCTGCCGAGTGATCCGTGACCATCCGCACCAGTTTGTCCTGCACCAGTTGGCGCGAGGCGATGGGCTTGGCGAAGGTGCTGCGGCTGACCGAGTAATCCAGCGCGGCCTGATACACCGCCTCCAACGCGCCCATCGCTCCCCAGGCGATCCCGAAGCGGGCTGAGGTCAGGCAGCCCAGGGGGCTTTTGAGGCCGCCGGAGCCGGGCAGCATATTCTGTGCCGGAATGCGGCAGTCTTCCAGCACGATTTCACCCGTGACGCTGGCCCGCAAGCTCATCTTTCGCTGAATTTTGGGCGTGGAAAAGCCTTTGGCGTCTCTCGGCACGATGAAGCCGCGGATCAGATCGTCGTCATCCTTGGCCCAGACCACCGCCAGATCGGCCACCGGGCTGTTGGTGATCCACATTTTGTTGCCGTTGAGCACGTAATCGCCGCCGTCTTTGCGGGCGCGGGTCCGCATGGCGGCGGGGTCGGAGCCGCCGTCGGGTTCGGTCAGGCCGAAGCAGCCGATCAGCTCGCCGGACGCCAGCCCCGGCAAGTACTGCTGCTTTTGCTCCTCGCTGCCGTAAGTGAAAATCGGGTACATGACCAGGCTGCCCTGCACACTGGCCGCGCTCCGCAGGCCGCTGTCGCAGCGCTCCAGCTCGTACATCATCGCGCCGTAAGCGCTGTAGCTCGCGCCCGAGCCGCCGTACTCCTCGGGCGTGGTCGGGCCGAGCAGCCCCTGAGCGCCGAACTCGCGCATTACCTCGCGCACCGGCAAATCGGCGTCGTCCCACCACCCGGCGATGTGCGGCATCAATTTGGCGTCCACGTAGCCGCGCACGCTCTGCATCACGAGCTGTTCATCGGGGCCGAGCAGCGAACGGGTTTGGAAGTAGTCGAGCATGAAGTCTCCTTGAGGTGGGGATTTAACTCTTTCCTTCTTGAGGGGTGATGTTTAGGAAATGGTCAGTAGTTGGTGGACAGAGTGTCGGATGCGCGACTTAAGATTAGGGCTTTTGCCCTAGCTCCCGCAAAATCTCCTCGCTGTGCTGGCCGAGGGTCGGCGGAGCGAGGCGCACGGCGGGCGTCACTCC is part of the Deinococcus detaillensis genome and encodes:
- a CDS encoding amino acid ABC transporter ATP-binding protein, with translation MTASLQKPALQSNAEPIIKAVDVHKNFGSFHALRGVNMTVQPGEVVVIIGPSGSGKSTFIRTINRLEEHDKGTIIVDGIELKEGQNLDAIRREVGMVFQSFNLFPHLTVLQNVALAPMRVRKTPKAQAEKQAMELLTRVGIEEQALKFPAQLSGGQQQRVAIARALAMEPKVMLFDEPTSALDPEMIKEVLDVMKGLARSGMTMLCVTHEMGFAREVADRLVFFDEGNIVEDTTPEEFYNNPKHERAKAFLSKVLGH
- a CDS encoding acyl-CoA dehydrogenase family protein produces the protein MLDYFQTRSLLGPDEQLVMQSVRGYVDAKLMPHIAGWWDDADLPVREVMREFGAQGLLGPTTPEEYGGSGASYSAYGAMMYELERCDSGLRSAASVQGSLVMYPIFTYGSEEQKQQYLPGLASGELIGCFGLTEPDGGSDPAAMRTRARKDGGDYVLNGNKMWITNSPVADLAVVWAKDDDDLIRGFIVPRDAKGFSTPKIQRKMSLRASVTGEIVLEDCRIPAQNMLPGSGGLKSPLGCLTSARFGIAWGAMGALEAVYQAALDYSVSRSTFAKPIASRQLVQDKLVRMVTDHSAGFLLAAQLGQLKDSGKMTFGQVSLAKRNNVRVALQGARLAREILGGNGITTEYPVIRHMLNLETVDTYEGTHDIHTLIVGRDLTGLNALG